In Pseudophryne corroboree isolate aPseCor3 chromosome 2, aPseCor3.hap2, whole genome shotgun sequence, the sequence CACGGGAAGGCTACATGTAGGACAGGCTCCGGGTCAGGAGGGGGGCACAGGAGGGGACATGTAGGACAGGCTCCGAGTCAGGGCCTGGAGGGGGGAACAGGAGGGGACCCAGTAACGGTACATGTAGGACAGGCTCCGTGACAGGGCTGGAGGGGGGCATAGGAGGGGACATGGGAAGGCTACATGTAGGACAGGCTCCGGATCCAGAAGGGGACATGGGAAGGGTACTTGTAGGACAGGCTCCGGGTCAGGGCCTGGAGGGGGGCACAGGAGGGGACACGGGAAGCGTACATGTAGGACAGGCTCCGGATCCAGAAGGGGACATGGGAAGGGTACTTGTAGGACAGGCTCCGGGTCAGGGCCTGGAGGGGGGCACAGGAGGGGACACAGGAAGGGTACATGTAGGCCAGGCTCCAGGTCAGGGCTGGAGGGGGGCACAGGAACGGTACATGTAGGACAGGCTCCGGGTCCAGGAGGGGACACGGGAAAGGTACATGTAGGACAGGCTCCGGTTCAGGGCTGGAGGGGGACACGGGAAGGGTACATGTAGGACAGGCTCTGGGTCAGGGCCTGAAGGGGGGCACAAGAGGGGACACAGGAAGGGTACATGTAGGCCAGGCTCCAGGTCAGGGCTGGAGGGGGGCAGAGGAACGGTACATGTAGGACAGGCTCCGGGTCCAGGAGGGGACACGGGAAAGGTACATGTAGGACAGGCTCCGGTTCAGGGCTGGAGGGGGACACGGGAAGGGTACATGTAGGACAGGCTCCGGGTCAGGGCTGGAGGGGAGGCACAGGAGGGGACATGGGAACGGTACATGTAGGCCAGGCTCTGAGACAGGGCTGGTGGGGGGCACAGGAGGGGACACGGGAACGGTACATGTAGGCCAGTCTCCGGGACAGGGCTGGAGGGGGGCACATGGGAACGGCACATGTATCTGGGACAGGGCTGGAGGTGGGTGCGGGGGCACAAGAGGAGGACACATAAATTGGCAGGGTCCAGGGTCAGGGCACATGTTGGGACAGTGTCCGGGACAGGGCTGGAGGTGGGCGCACTGCCGGGGCACAAGGGGAGGGGTATATGGAGGGACAGGCTCCGAGGTCAGGGCAGGAGGCGGGCACTGGCTCCGGGGTCAGGGCAGGAGGTGGGTGTTGGGGCACAAGTAGAGAGCACACAGATTGTCAGGGTCCGCGGTCAGGGCAAGAGGTGGGCACAGGCTCCGGGGTCAGGGCAGGAGGTGGGCACAGGCTCTGGGGTCAGGGCTAGGGGGTGGGTGCTGGGGCACAGGTAGAGGGCACACAGATTGGCAGTGTCCGGGGTCAGGTCAGGAGGTGGGCACAGGCTCCAGGGTCAGGTCAGGAGGTGGGCACAGGCTCTGAGGTCAGGGCAGGAGGTGGGCACAGGCTCCGGGGTCAGGGCACGAGGTGGGCACAGGCTCCAGGGTCAGGGCAGAAGGTGGGCACAGGCTCCGGGATCAGGGCAGGAGGTGGGCACAGGCTCCGGGGTCAGGGCAGGAGGTGGGCACAGGCTCCAGGGTCAGGGCTAGGGGCGGGTGCTGGGCACAAGTACAGGGCACACAGATTGGCAGTGTCCGGGGTCAGGTCAGGAGGTGGGCACAGGCTCCGGGGTCAGGTCAGGAGGTGGGCACAGTCTCCGGGGTCTGGGCAGGAGGTGGGCACAGGCTCCGGGATCAGGGCAGGAGGTGGGCACAGGCTCCGGGGTCAGGGCACGAGGTGGGCACAGGCTCAGGGGTCAGGGCAGGAGGTGGGCACAGGCTACGGTACGGAGTTAGGGCAGAAGGTGGGCACAGGCTCCGGGGTCTGGGCAGGAGGTGGGCACAGGCTCCGGGATCAGGGCAGGCGGTGGGCACAGGCTCCGGGGTCAGGGCAGGAGGTGGGCACAGGCTCCGGGGTCAGGTCAGGAGGTGGGCACAGGCTCTGCAGTCAGGTCAGGAGGTGGGCACAGGCTACGGTCCGGGGTCAGGGCACGAGGTGGGCACAAGCTCCAGGATCAGGGCAGGAGGTGAGCACAGGCTCCGGGGTCAGGGCAGGAGGTGGGCACAGGCTACGGGGTCAGGGCAGGAGGTGGGCACAGGCTCCGGGGTCAGGACAGGAGGTGGGCACAGGCTCCGGGGTCAGGACAGGAGGCGGGCACAGGCTCCAGGGTCAGGAGGTGGGCACAGGCTCCAGGGTAAGGGCAGGAGATGGGCACAGGCTCCGGGGTCAGGGCAGGAGGTGGGCACAGGCACCGGGGTCTGGGCAGGAGGTGGGCACAGGTTACGGTACGGAGTCAGGGCAGAAGGTGGTCACAGGCTCTGGGGTCTGGGCAGGAGGTGGGCACAGGTTCCGGGATCAGGGCAGGAGGTGGGCACAGGCTCTGGGTCAGGGCAGGAGGTGGGCACAGGCTTTGGGGTCAGGGCAGGAGATGGGCACAAGCTACGGTCCGAAGTCAAAGCAGAAGGTGGGCACAGGCTCCAGGGTCAGGGCAGGAGGTGGGCACAGGCTCCGGGATCAGGGCAGGAGGTGGGCACAGGCTCTGGGGTCAGGGCAGGAGGTGGGCACAGGCTACGGTCCGGGGTCAGAGCACGAGGTGGGCACAGACTCTGGAATCTGGGCAGGAGGTGGGCACAGGCTCCGGGATCAGGGCAGGAGGTGGGCACAGGCTCTGGGGTCAGGGCAGGAGGTGGGCACAGGCTCCAGGGTCAGGGCAGGAGGTGGGCACAGGTTCCGGGGTCAGGGCAGGAGGTGGGCACAAGCTACGGTCCGAAGTCAAAGCAGAAGGTGGGCACAGGCTCCGGGGTCAGGTCAGGAGGTGGGCACAGGCTCCAGGGTCAGGGCAGGAGGTGGGCACAGGCTCTGGGGTCAGGGCAGGAGGTGGGCACAGGCTACGGTCCGGGGTCAGAGCACGAGGTGGGCACAAGCTCCGGGGTCAGGGCAGGAGGTGAGCACAGGCTCCGGGGTCAGGGCTGGAGGTGGGCACAGGCTccggggtcaggacagggggtgGGCACAGGCTCCGGGGTCAGGGCAGGAGGTGGGCACAGGCTCCGGGGTCAGGGCTGGAGGTGGGCACAGGCCCTGGGGTCAGGGCTGGAGGTGAGCACAGGCTCCGTGGTCAGGACAGGAGGTGGGCACAGGCTCCGGGGTCAGGGCAGGGGGTGGGCACAGGCTCCAGGGTCAGGAGGTGGGCACAGGCTCCAGGGTAAGGGCAGGAGATGGGCACAGGCTCCGGGGTCAGGGCAGGTGGTGGGCACAGGCACCGGGGTCTGGGCAGGAGGTGGGCACAGGCTGCGGTACGGAGTCAGGGCAGAAGGTGGTCACAGGCTCTGGGGTCTGGGCAGGAGGTGGGCACAGGCTCCGGGATCAGGGCAGGAGGTGGGCACAGGCTCTGGGGTCAGGGCAGGAGGTGGGCACAGGCTTCGGGGTCAGGGCAGGAGATGGGCACAAGCTACGGTCCGAAGTCAAAGCAGTAGGTGGGCACAGGCTCCGGGGTCAGGTCAGGAGGTGGGCACAGGCTCCAGGGTCAGGGCAGGAGGTGGGCACAGGCTCCGGGATCAGGGCAGGAGGTGGGCACAGGCTCTGGGGTCAGGGCAGGAGGTGGGCACAGGCTACGGTCCGGGGTCAGAGCACGAGGTGGGCACAGACTCTGGGGTCTGGGCAGGAGGTGGGCACAGGCTCTGGGGTCAGGGCAGGAGGTGGGCACAGGCTACGGTCCGGGGTCAGAGCACGAGGTGGGCACAGACTCTGGGGTCTGGGCAGGAGGTGGGCACAGGCTCCGGGGTCAGGGCAGGAGGTGGGCACAGGTTCCGGGGTCAGGGCAGGAGGTGGGCACAAGCTACGGTCCGAAGTCAAAGCAGAAGGTGGGCACAGGCTCCGGGGTCAGGTCAGGAGGTGGGCACAGGCTCCAGGGTCAGGGCAGGAGGTGGGCACAGGCTCCGGGATCAGGGCAGGAGGTGGGCACAGGCTCTGGGGTCAGGGCAGGAGGTGGGCACAGGCTCTGGGGTCAGGGCAGGAGGTGGGCACAGGCTACGGTCCGGGGTCAGAGCACGAGGTGGCCACAACGTCCAGGCTCCGGGGTCAGGGCAGGAGGTGAGCACAGGCTCCGGGGTCAGGGCTGGAGGTGGGCACAGGCTCCGGGGTCAGGGAAGGAGGTGGGCACAGGCTCCGGGGTCAGGGCAGGAGGTGAGCACAGGCTCCGGGGTCAGGGCTGGAGGTGGGCACAGGCTCCGGGGTCAGGGAAGGAGGTGGGCACAGGCTCCGGGGTCAGGACAGGAGGTGGGCACAGGCTCCGGGGTCAGGGCTGGAGGTGGGCACAGGCTCCGGGGTCAGGGCAGGAGGTGGGCACAGGCTCCGGGGTCAGGGCTGGAGGTGAGCACAGGCTCCGGGGTCAGCGCAGGATGTGGGCACAGGCTCCGGCGTCTGGGCAGGAGGTGGGCACAGGCTCCGGGGTCTGGGCAGGAGGTGGGCACAGACTCCGGGGTCAGGGCAGGAGGTGGGCACAGGCTCCGGGATCAGGGCAGGAGGTGTGCACAGGCTCCGGGGTCAGGGCAGGAGGTGGGCACAGGCTCCGGGATCAGGGCAGGAGGTGTGCACAGGCTCCGGGGTCAGGGCAGGAGGTGGGCACAGACTCCGGGGTCAGGGCAGGAGGTGGGCACAGGCTCCGGGATCAGGGCAGGAGGTGGGCACAGGCTCCGGGGTCAGCGCAGGATGTGGGCACAGGCTCCGTCGTCTGGGCAGGAGGTGGGCACAGGCTCCGGGGTCTGGGCAGGAGGTGGGCACAGACTCCGGGGTCAGGGCAGGAGGTGAGCACAGGCTCCGGGGTCAGGGCAGGAGGTGGGCACAGACTCCGGGGTCAGGGCAGGAGGTGGGCACAGGCTCCGGGATCAGGGCAGGAGGTGTGCACAGGCTCCGGGGTCAGGGCAGGAGGTGGGCACAGACTCCGGGGTCAGGGCAGGAGGTGGGCACAGGCTCCGGGATCAGGGCAGGAGGTGGGCACAGGCTCCGGGGGTGTCGGGTGAGGCGGGTACCGTAGAGGAAGTCGTAGCTGCGGCCGGCTCGGTAGTGTCCCCCGGGGCCCGCTCGCTGGGTCAGAGTCCGGCTCATGCTGGCAGAGTGATGAGTCGCTATGGAGACCGGCCGCGGCATACCGGTTACCACGGACACGGCATCACGTGACGGAAGTTTACCGCAGAGACTACATTTCCCGGCATCCCCCGCTCCGCGCCTGCGCACTGCCCGCCCGgtccctgctgctgctgagagGTGAGAGCGGTGTCACAGTGATGGAGGCCACAGGGAGGACATAGGACTATGTGTGTGTAGCCTGTCTGTAGTATGTGTCATCACATGTCTGTAGTGTGTCATGTCATCACATGTCTGTAGCATGGTGTGTTTGGGGTATTATCactgtggcatgtgtgtgtgttacatgTATGTTGCATGTGTGGAGGTTTGCATGCATGTTCCTGTAACACTGTGAGGGGGACACCGCCTGAGAGAGCCCTGTTACCACACACGGTATATAGAGACTGCCATTCGTGTCCCTCCatatggcacccagtgtgtgtataCCTGGTGGTAACCTCCGCGTGTCCCCTCTTCATCCTCAGATTACCCCTGAGACGCCTCGGGGTGTTACTGCCTGATCTCCtgcgtttccctgtgtgtgtgtgtgtgtgtgtgtatatatatatatatatatattgggaacacttaaacaatacaatgtaactccaagtaaatcacacttctgtgaaatcaaactgtccacttgggaagcaacactgattgacaatcaatttcacatgctgttgtgcaaatggaatagacaacaggtggcaattagcaagacacccccaataaaggagttgttctgcaggtggtgaccacagaccacttcccagctcctatgctttctggctgatgttttggtcacttttgaaagctggcggtgctttcaaacAAATCATCTATAATTGATTTTCTGGAGTGGCACTAGAGATGAGTTCATGAGGGTTGTGGAGGATCACAATAATTCTGATTCCCCAGTAAAATTTACTTGCACCATGAGCCAAACCAGTGTCAATTTCCTTGATGTATCCATTGGTAAACAGGGTGGAAAAATTTCCACCACAGTGTATGTAAAAGACACTGACCGGAATTCAATGCTACATTTCAGTAGCTGCCACCCTAGGTCATTAAAAATGGGACTACCCTACTCCCAAATGATACGCATCTACAGAATTCACTCTAACCCTGAGATAGCTATGTCTCAGATTGATCTACTTATTGATAAATTCACAGCACGATGGTACAAACGTAAACAACTAGTAGATACAAAAAATAAAATCCTCTTGTTAAATAGAGAAGATCTTCTTAAAAAGAAAGAGACCGTAACTAAATCTAATAAGTtgacatgggttaataaatgtaatGTAGGATCATCTATCACTAACCAGGTCTCTAGAAAATTATGGCCCATAGTCAAGAGTGATCGTGAAGTGGGGATCCCTGATCACTCTCTTATGCATTGTTATTCTCGTGGCAATAACcttaggcagtggttcccaaactgtgtgccgtggctccctggggtgcctcgggacacttgcaggggtgccctgggttggtggtccaggaccaattcaaattatttatggtcaatataaaaggcaaaactagtgctggtggccgtcagtcataaaatatggggacaaacagaagcaaatcttgtccctcaccacacaactgaccctaaggatgacctataaacacagtctacttaatttaatatttctttctaaatttctcaataagaaattattggcctaggggtgccgtgaaaaaaattctgatactctagggcgccgtgattcaaaaaagtttgggaaccactgaccttagGGATATTCTTGTTAAAACAGATCTACCTGGTTTAGTTCCAACcactgtaaaaacattcttaccccAGGCCAAATATGGCTGTTTCAAATGCTCCTGCACTACATGTGGATTCTTGTTATCAGGTGATTCGTTTTTTCACCCACATTCCGGTAAAAAATACTTTTAGACACCGTTTGACATGTGAGAGTACCTATGTAATATATCAATTGATTTGTCCCTGTGGACTATCATACATAGGCAAGACAATAAGAAAATTCAAGGAACGCATGACCTTTCATCGGTCGGCAATTAGGGCGGCATTGGCAGGCGGTACAAAAGATCAACCAGTGGCGAGGCATTTTGTTGAGGCTAAGCATAGCCTGACTAGTCTGAAATAccgcatgattgatcatgtccctccTCTACGCAGAGGGGGTGACCGTGGTAAATTACTCCTTAGGAGAGAATCCTTTTGGATTAACAAACTAGATGTAATAGCACCAAGGGGTCTAACTGAGATGCTCCCGCTGTCTTGCTTTATCTGATTAATTAAAATCTATCCCATTATTGATGCACTTGTAATACAAGATCGTTATAAATGATTTATCATGTAAATGTAGCTTTGATCCATTCTTGATATTCAGTACATGAAGGGGTTAACACGAATGATCATATAATTTGACCTGTCAAATataggataaatatatatattatatttgtcTCATGAATAAAATAGAGGTTAATATAATCATTTCAGCCTTTATGATGAATCCATTCAGGAGCTTTGTATAAATCTGTGCCTTTGGATTAAGTGATCGATGTCTCGGTCTGTTTATGTATATTTCTATGCTTTATTTCAGTGTATTGTCACAGTGGTGTATGTATTGCCATGACAACAAACGCACGGACGTGCGATGACGTCATGGGCGGGCGCCCGACCCCGGAAGCTGCATCCGGCGCCGGTGAGCGGGACCCACACGTGTatggtggcgggtatataggtaagtcaccTGTGTTTGTTTTTTATCTGTACCCTGACGAAAAACcagtaaaggtttgaaacgttgatattCATCCAATGTCTCTGTgattgtgtcctgtgtgccgctggtgaggaatatatatatatatatatatatatatatatatatactgtagaaggcggcggcactcaagcaggctcacAACTTGTATTGAAAAAGAGCGGTTagttttattccgacatgtttcggggaactccccgtcctcagggcttaacAAGCAAAACTAAACCATCAGTGGTTTAGTTTTGCTTgttaagccctgaggacggggagttccccgaaacatgtcggaataaaactTACCGCTCTTTTTCAATACAAGTTgtgagcctgcttgagtgccgccgccttCTACAGTATTTATTGAGGATCAGCCTTGGTCCtctaggaaggcaccgcagcaagagcTTTGTGGGTGGGTGAGTGAGTGCCGGGACAGCagcatcccatatatatattatatatatatatatatatatatatatatatatatatatatatatatattgtgccgcAGCCTGTATTATAGGCTCAGTGCCTCCTGTTGTctgtgtataaggtgggtgcatTCATACGTGCATTAGTGGCGTGTACACATAGACAATCCCGCACTGCATGTGTGTACCATGCCACGTCCATGCTTGGAGCAGACTGTATGTGAGACATATGTCCCCTTGTAATTTAACATGTCACACATTCACGTGTTCATCGAGAACAACGGAGTGCACGTGTGAGTTGACCACATCCCTTAGCGGTACGACTGATTTAGTCATACACGTGTCCGTGCCGTACGCCGTTTAGGATGCGAGTCTCTACGTGACCCATAGACCTCATGTAACGttccatgatgatgatgatgactactgCCACATCGTTGCTATTTAcagatacacggtcgagtcacgttattatgaccacctcctacatgtgacgtcggcagcgcatagcccatgaagtacgtcatgtggtgcgctggcttggtgggtatataaggtgtgtgataggccgtctgcacacatatcacacgttgctggcttggtgggtatataaggggtgcgataggccgtctgcacacatatcactcgttgctggcttggtgggtatataaggtgtgtgataggccgtctgcacatatatcactcgttgctggcttggtgggtatataaggtgtgtgataggccgtctgcacacatatcactcgttgctggcttggtgggtatataaggggtgtgataggccgtctgcacacatatcacacgttgctggcttggtgggtatataaggtgtgtgataggccgtctgcacacatatcactcgttgctggcttggtgggtatataaggggtgtgataggccgtctgcacacatatcacacgttgctggcttggtgggtatataaggtgtgtgataggccgtctgcacacatatcactcgttgctggcttggtgggtatataaggggtgtgataggccgtctgcacacatatcacacgttgctggcttggtgggtatataaggtgtgtgataggtcgtctgcacacatatcactcgttgccggcttggtgggtatataaggtgtgtgataggccgtctgcacatatatcactcgttgctggcttggtgggtatataaggggtgtgataggccgtctgcacacatatcactcgttgctggcttggtgggtatataaggggtgtgataggccgtctgcacacatatcacacgttgctggcttggtgggtatatgaggtgtgtgataggccgtctgcacacatatcactcgttgctggcttggtgggtataaaaggggtgtgataggccgtctgcacacatatcactcgttgctgtcatgggtaaaaggggtgatttatcctaGTTGCAGAAAGGGgtaattatcggctttcgggccaagggtggcggtatttctgacacagcgcagtgtgtgacctgtccgcgtgctgctgcggtgaaggtgtatcgtgactggacaaatggcaccattgccaataaccgacatggaaactgcgCAGCAccgcgtgccattgatgtgagaggtgaacgtcggttaCGAAGTTGCGCGAGGGGCGACCGACACACTACagaggagcagctcaccgtcacaatgaccCTGGGGgccaccagacgtgtgtctaatacGACAGTACACCCCATCTAgccgctgtccgtgctgcacacggcggttactctggccatTAGCTAGCGgtgtaataatgtgactccaccgtgtatataCACTAGTTTTAAAGTTGTACGTGTATTAAAATCTATGTAACTCACATTGCCCACATATAACCGCGATTTTGCAGCCATATAGATGTGCGTATGTTCGGCCTCCATTTTGTAGCCAGCCCTGAGGCCCTGGGCATTTAGGATGCGGGAACTATAGTAACATTGTGCATTTCTATATGAAGGGTCTGTGTGTCCTGCAGGTAGTCCGTGTCCTGTGTGCGGGGAAGCCGTACGGTCCCACTATGTCCTCTTTGACGGCTGCCAGTTGCGAGTCGGCGCCTGTGAGCTCACAGAACCATGAGAAGAAGCCGTTACGGCCGTGCTGCGCGTGTCCAGAGACGAAGAAAGCTCGGGATGCCTGGTGAGTCCGTGTACTGACCGCTGTAGCTCTGGGACCCTGGACTGCCGCGGTGACCTGTGTGCCTATGGACAGTCCTGCAGAGCGTCTCACAGCTTAGAGTGTGTCCAGCTTCGTTCTAATGGCCTCATCCATGTTTGTAAACAAACACAAACCCAGCTTTTATTTAGTACGGGGGTCTGCACCGGTCTTGCGATATCACTCGCTGACGCTTGTCAGCTGCAGCACGATTGACATAGTTTTGAAGGGGGGGGTGTCGCCCCAGTTTTGAAGGTGTGATGTGTCCAGCGTTGAACGTAGACTTCCTGGACCCGGTGTCCAGGTCCAACTGTCGGCTTTCAGCTGCCAGCCTTTAGGCTTCATCGTACGCAGGCTGGCCAGTGCCTAAAACCATTGCGGATTGTGACCGATGGTGATCCGAAACTGCGACCTCAG encodes:
- the LOC135050388 gene encoding cytochrome c oxidase copper chaperone, producing MTTNARTCDDVMGGRPTPEAASGAGERDPHVYGGGYIVRVLCAGKPYGPTMSSLTAASCESAPVSSQNHEKKPLRPCCACPETKKARDACIIQKGEERCREMIEAHKKCMRSLGFKV